DNA from Saccharomyces cerevisiae S288C chromosome V, complete sequence:
AGTGCATTGGGTGAGACCATATTTTCCAGGCTAGATATATTAACATATTCCGAACCATCTTCTCTTTGTGAATTAGGTCTAATgtatttggaaaatgatCCATGTAATCTTGAAGAGCCTGGAGTGCTGGATCctattttatataaaggATCAATagaatcatcaaattcttGAGATGTCTGCTCctgtaattttttattcatttttgtgAAAGGCAAAATACCTAGCTGTGAATCAAGGTCATCAGAATCAGAGCGGAAGGAAGAACCTGAATCACTATCAAAACTATCACGAATAAACGGGTCTGTCTCTAAATTGGATGAGTTTTGAGGTATTTCTGTTCCTCTGTTCTTCAATGGATCATTAGTGCGGTCTAAATCTTTCCCATCGTTGCTGTTTCTCTTTTGCAACGTTTCAACCTTGTATTTATCGAAGTTCGAAATGTCCTGGAGCGTAGcttgttcgttttgttCCTCTTTATCGTCCGAAGCTCTGTTTGACTTACTAGAGTCCAAATTTTGGTAATTATATCTCGTAGGTTCTGTGGGAACTGTTTCAGTAAAACTACTACTTCTTCTTGGAAAGTTCTGTTGCCGGCTGACTGGTCCACTATCAGGAACATCATCAGTAAATTGATCGGAGGTATCTAATGGATCTGTTTCCCTACTTAAGCtggatttcttcttcgtcgCTGGGCTAAATAAGGACACAGAGCGGCGAATATTTTGAACACCCGAATTACTGGGGAATGCAATTGAACCAATCGAATTATGGCTGTCTCTAGGACCACCGGCAAAAACAGTAGGAACAGCCCTATTGGCAAGCGATCCTATGCTAGAAATTCCCGTGTGGTGCATATCTATTTCGGTTTCTCCATTACTGTCATCCGTGTAGTGTATTGATTGCGCCATTGAAGTGTTTCGCAAAAGATATGAATCAACGTATCCGTTGTCTATATTGGCTAGGGAACGTTTTATCTCTAAGGTGTCCTGATATGATTCGCTAGAATCCAACTGCTTTCTTATTTTGCCCTCATTTTCATTGCAATATCTCGAAACCTTTTGCTGGAACAGATTTAGTAGTGCTTCGCAAGTAACTGAAAGaccttcttcctttttgcTGATTATCTTATACAGCACTTCTGTAATCAGTTCGTATAAAATTGGAATTTCGTATATTTTAGCCATGATAAGCAGGTCCAGGGTCACAGGAGCTAATAGCCATTTGCCATTAATTTGTGCGGTGTAAAAGAACTCTGCAAATGCTCTTACAGAGGCGGTCGACCAAGGCATATACAATGATCTCGGGGTTAATAAGGGTTCTAACTCGATTATGGCGTTATTGTTCGAATTTGTACTTTCTACACTTTCAGGGTTTGAAATGTAAGAAAGTCTTCTActcttttcattattaatatatgattttgaagaaaaaaattcaccttctttgaaattgccGTTTATATTGATTGCATTAATGGTGGAAAAGATGGGCCTTATATTGGAAGGTGAGATACAGCCGTAGTCTTGATTGTCCccatcttcctcttcatctcTTCCATTGTTCATGCCATATTCTTGAATACTTGCTTCGTAAGGAATGTCACTGCCATAACTATTACTTAGCAGTTGCGAATCTAGAGTATTCCTCAGCAAAGAAGAGTTAGAGATACGCCTTGCATCCGAGGAGCTCGATTTTCTGGTGGAATGAGAAGACCTTCTTGACGCGACTGGACTATCCCTACCAAATTGAACGTACTCCGCCAAGGAACTGCTTCTTCTTGAGGGTGCTTTTGGCACCGGCGGTAGTGGTTCTAGTGGGATCTTTTCTTGTGGGGGTAATGGGATATTCAACACAGGCAAGATAGGCGAGTTTGGTAAACTTGCAGAGCTTCCTAAATGAGAAATTTGGTTAGAGTTGCGCCTTCTTCCTGAAGTAGAACTTACAACAGAGGCAGTGCTGGCAGTAGATGCAAATGAAGTCTGTCGCGACTGATTTGGACTTGCTATAAACCTTAATGCGGATGATTTTCTACGTGAGAAAGCTTTTTCCGCGGGACTAGCCTTTGATATACTACTGGGTGAAGATTTGGCTATAATGTAAGATTGAAGAGGGTGTGAGGCTCTCCGAATGGATGAAAAGCCGTCATCTACCGAACTATTCGTGGTGGTTCCCACTGTGGAAGCTCGCCTATAAACTAAAGGTGTATTGGAAAGTGTACAATTGCTATCATTACCATCGttagttgattttttatataccGGAGGAGGTGAAACAGAGCTTGCTCGAGTAGAGCGACCAGACTGTTCTGAAAGCCCCagctttgaatttttcatgtCCTGAAAGGGAACCCTAAAGACCATACCTGTAGAAGAGCAAGTGGTGGATATCGGCCTTTTGTTCGAGGTGCCTGTTTCTTTCAGGCCAGTATCTCCAGTTGCATGTTGTTTTAACGTGTTTGACCGACTGTCCTCCTCATCCGCACAAAGTATCGGTTCTGAAGGAGATAGTTTATTATGCGAGATGGCTCGCTGCTTGGGTGACGATGTTGATGAAGTAAAGTCTACGCTATGTGGTTTCTTAAGACTTGTATTACTGTTCGATTTACTATTTCCGTTTTTAGAAAAGTATTTTTCTAGGGATCCGTTGGATGATTGACTAGAGTTACCAAACTTGGTAGTTTTTGAGGCTGTATGAGGTGAAAAACTTATGATATTAGAAGTGTCTCCATTAAACTCATAATTGAAAGATGTATTTGCATAGCCGTTTGATAATAGTGAATCAAAATATCTCCCCCATCTTTTTCTCAATAAATATACTGGAACACCGATAGAATCACCATCAGCAGTGATAAATTCGAAATCAGATAAAGTCTTGCCGAATATTTCTAGAGCATCTTTACCTAAAACCATAGCATATGGCGGAAATATAGAACTAGTTGATTCCATTTCTAATGGTACAGTTATATATCTGGAATAGTTCTCAAATTGTGAGGTCGCAGTCGAAGTCAAGCGGGGGATCCCTGAGTCGTCTAAGGAATATCCTTGAGTTACTGTGTATGGATTTGTGTGCTCAATCGTTGATGAATTAGAGTATGGAAGATGATCATAAAGACTTAGATTTACGTTTAAGTTATGACTATTAGCGATGCCATTATTAGTGCGTGTGTGTTTGGTATTCACTAATTTATTATAGCCGTTTAACATTGGTAAAGAGAATGATAAAATGTGATCGAATTTTTGAACGCTAGGTGAACAAAAATCATCTGTTCTGGTACCAAGTAATAAAGCTTGATGATGAGACTTCCAAATCAGAAGCTTCCAAAATCTATGCATACTAATACTGCACTCAGTACATGCTATGTTTACTCTTATCCATTTTCCACTAGCGATATTATAAATGAAACAATGAAGATTGGAAGGTTGGGGGTCTGGATAAAATCCTATTACAACAATGTTATAATTAAAGTAATTACCTGAGGGATACTGCAAGTGAAAAGGTACTTGTAAAATAgagttttctttgttgttttGTGTAGGGTTTGATGTCATCCTAGCGCCCTGAGAGTTTCCAAGTAGTGGCAAAATTACGATAGGCGACATAAGTGTTTTTACTGCGTTTTCATCTGCATCATCGCTTTCAAAATACTTAAGATCGCCATGATGGTGATGGTGATGTTTTGGTAGTTTGGATTTGTCGTCTAGATCATGAGCGTAAGTAGAGAAACTACCATCGTCGGTTCCCCTTCTGGACGTGTTTGCCTCGCGTTGAGGGTAATATAATGCCAATGTCGGAATTTCTGCCTGATTATTTTCAATCAGAACTGAGAAGTTGGAATCGTgagataaagaaattggCATCCCATCAATATTAACCAGTATTTTTGACGACCCCTTTGAAGCTGGGTTTTCGTCCGATTTCGATTCTGACTCCCATAAACTTGTACGTAGGTTAAAtatatcaatttttttaacagGAATATCCATATTATCTAACCCACCTACAATGATTAGCTTCGTATCTTGATTTTcgttattttcatttagGACGTGCATACTATGATTAAAACGTCTTGTAATTTGAGGGTTTTCACTTATCAAAGACCAGCACTTTGTTTTAAGATCTAATTTCCATAATTCGTTTGTTGCTATCAGCTCATAGCCGTTGTGAGGCGACACCATAAGCCCACCGAAAATGTAAATGTTGGATTCTGTGAAGCACATCGAATGAAACAATCTCTCTTTAAAGCTTAAGCCGTTATTCAACTCATTTTCTGATGTAGTATCTATTGTAGTATTTATTCTTTGCCATGTTCTGGAAATTAAatcaaggaaaaatatCTCAGGGCTTATCCAATCAGCTAATGTTTTAAAATCAGCATTT
Protein-coding regions in this window:
- the PMD1 gene encoding Pmd1p (Protein with an N-terminal kelch-like domain; putative negative regulator of early meiotic gene expression; required, with Mds3p, for growth under alkaline conditions; PMD1 has a paralog, MDS3, that arose from the whole genome duplication); the encoded protein is MTVLQPPSSVCYPLNLPIVPNPNLDEATRKKLTLECRTGAAVELARSGVFVHGGLTLPLNLTIINSLQLQKELILYFGKQKDRNADFKTLADWISPEIFFLDLISRTWQRINTTIDTTSENELNNGLSFKERLFHSMCFTESNIYIFGGLMVSPHNGYELIATNELWKLDLKTKCWSLISENPQITRRFNHSMHVLNENNENQDTKLIIVGGLDNMDIPVKKIDIFNLRTSLWESESKSDENPASKGSSKILVNIDGMPISLSHDSNFSVLIENNQAEIPTLALYYPQREANTSRRGTDDGSFSTYAHDLDDKSKLPKHHHHHHGDLKYFESDDADENAVKTLMSPIVILPLLGNSQGARMTSNPTQNNKENSILQVPFHLQYPSGNYFNYNIVVIGFYPDPQPSNLHCFIYNIASGKWIRVNIACTECSISMHRFWKLLIWKSHHQALLLGTRTDDFCSPSVQKFDHILSFSLPMLNGYNKLVNTKHTRTNNGIANSHNLNVNLSLYDHLPYSNSSTIEHTNPYTVTQGYSLDDSGIPRLTSTATSQFENYSRYITVPLEMESTSSIFPPYAMVLGKDALEIFGKTLSDFEFITADGDSIGVPVYLLRKRWGRYFDSLLSNGYANTSFNYEFNGDTSNIISFSPHTASKTTKFGNSSQSSNGSLEKYFSKNGNSKSNSNTSLKKPHSVDFTSSTSSPKQRAISHNKLSPSEPILCADEEDSRSNTLKQHATGDTGLKETGTSNKRPISTTCSSTGMVFRVPFQDMKNSKLGLSEQSGRSTRASSVSPPPVYKKSTNDGNDSNCTLSNTPLVYRRASTVGTTTNSSVDDGFSSIRRASHPLQSYIIAKSSPSSISKASPAEKAFSRRKSSALRFIASPNQSRQTSFASTASTASVVSSTSGRRRNSNQISHLGSSASLPNSPILPVLNIPLPPQEKIPLEPLPPVPKAPSRRSSSLAEYVQFGRDSPVASRRSSHSTRKSSSSDARRISNSSLLRNTLDSQLLSNSYGSDIPYEASIQEYGMNNGRDEEEDGDNQDYGCISPSNIRPIFSTINAININGNFKEGEFFSSKSYINNEKSRRLSYISNPESVESTNSNNNAIIELEPLLTPRSLYMPWSTASVRAFAEFFYTAQINGKWLLAPVTLDLLIMAKIYEIPILYELITEVLYKIISKKEEGLSVTCEALLNLFQQKVSRYCNENEGKIRKQLDSSESYQDTLEIKRSLANIDNGYVDSYLLRNTSMAQSIHYTDDSNGETEIDMHHTGISSIGSLANRAVPTVFAGGPRDSHNSIGSIAFPSNSGVQNIRRSVSLFSPATKKKSSLSRETDPLDTSDQFTDDVPDSGPVSRQQNFPRRSSSFTETVPTEPTRYNYQNLDSSKSNRASDDKEEQNEQATLQDISNFDKYKVETLQKRNSNDGKDLDRTNDPLKNRGTEIPQNSSNLETDPFIRDSFDSDSGSSFRSDSDDLDSQLGILPFTKMNKKLQEQTSQEFDDSIDPLYKIGSSTPGSSRLHGSFSKYIRPNSQREDGSEYVNISSLENMVSPNALPPVDYVMKSIYRTSVLVNDSNLMTRTKEAIELSKVLKKLKKKVLQDISQMDDEMRETGKPIFARGSSSPTLSRQHSDVATPLKQQENTRPALKFASSSPISEGFRKSSIKFSQAPSTQISPRTSVTDFTASQQRRQHMNKRFSTQTTHSTSALFMNPAFMPSAVNTGRKESEGHCEDRSATANRTNRKEDATTNDNDNIAPFPFFGKRR